One part of the Dioscorea cayenensis subsp. rotundata cultivar TDr96_F1 chromosome 2, TDr96_F1_v2_PseudoChromosome.rev07_lg8_w22 25.fasta, whole genome shotgun sequence genome encodes these proteins:
- the LOC120275895 gene encoding serine carboxypeptidase-like 7, with protein sequence MASCLLQLLLILWPLFISASIVTHLPGFHGPLPFHLETGYVDVDEVQFFYYFIESEGNPAQDPLLLWLTGGPGCSAFSALIIQNGPLKFKIVKYYNGSLPTLLYHPFSWIKVSNMIFLDSPVGTGFSFSNISETYVDGDVTSSLRVHKFIRNWLIDHPKFLSNPLYVGGDSYAGKVVPFITHLISQGIESGPPPLLNLKGYLIGNPFTGEVIDVNARVPYAHHMGIISDDIYKSTTLVCEGEDYANPTKARCAKKLQVVEKYFDEINEFHILEPKCPRASPKPKNLSRERRFLKDEHKKFIVTPDVPALECGSYAYYLTGIWANHDVVREALHIQKGTVPEWIRCNQNLQYAYDLPSNVKYQHKLTSQGYRALVYSGDHDLAVPHIGTQTWIRSLNYSITDDWRSWFFGGQVAGYTRAYANNLTFATIKGAGHTGPEYKPRESLAMVKRWLSNQPL encoded by the exons ATGGCTTCTTGTCTTCTTCAGCTGCTACTGATCCTATGGCCACTGTTCATCTCTGCTTCCATTGTTACTCATCTTCCTGGCTTTCACGGTCCACTTCCCTTCCACCTGGAGACTGG atatgttgatgtggatgaagTGCAGTTCTTTTATTACTTCATAGAGTCTGAGGGAAATCCAGCCCAAGACCCTCTTCTTCTTTGGCTCACTGGTGGCCCTGGTTGCTCTGCTTTCTCTGCCCTCATCATTCAAAACG GTCCTTTGAAGTTCAAGATTGTGAAGTATTATAATGGTAGCTTACCAACACTTTTGTATCATCCTTTTTCTTGGATTAAG GTCTCAAATATGATCTTCTTAGATTCTCCTGTTGGAACTGGATTCTCATTCTCAAATATTTCAGAGACATATGTTGATGGTGATGTCACTTCATCCTTGAGAGTTCACAAGTTTATCAGAAAC TGGCTGATTGATCACCCAAAATTCCTATCCAATCCTCTGTATGTTGGTGGTGATTCATATGCTGGCAAGGTTGTTCCATTCATCACTCACCTGATATCACAAG GTATTGAATCTGGGCCTCCACCTCTTCTGAATCTAAAG GGATATTTGATTGGCAACCCATTTACTGGGGAAGTCATCGATGTGAATGCTCGGGTTCCATATGCTCATCATATGGGGATCATTTCTGATGATATTTACAAG TCCACAACTCTTGTTTGTGAAGGAGAGGATTATGCAAATCCTACCAAGGCTCGGTGTGCTAAAAAGcttcaagttgtggaaaag TACTTTGACGAAATCAACGAGTTTCACATTTTGGAGCCAAAGTGTCCCCGAGCATcaccaaaaccaaaaaatttgaGCAGAGAAAGGCGATTTCTCAAGGATGAGCACAAAAAGTTTATCGTGACACCAGATGTTCCTGCTCTCGAATGTGGA TCATATGCTTACTATTTAACTGGCATTTGGGCAAACCATGATGTTGTGAGGGAAGCTCTCCACATCCAAAAG GGAACTGTCCCAGAATGGATCAGATGCAATCAAAATTTGCAGTATGCCTATGATCTTCCGAGCAATGTAAAATACCAACACAAGCTCACAAGCCAAGGTTATCGAGCTCTTGTTTACAG tGGGGATCATGATCTGGCGGTACCACATATAGGAACTCAGACATGGATAAGATCTCTAAACTACTCCATCACCGATGACTGGAGATCTTGGTTCTTTGGTGGGCAAGTAGCAGG ATACACAAGAGCATATGCCAACAATCTTACATTTGCTACTATAAAG GGTGCTGGTCACACAGGTCCGGAGTACAAGCCAAGGGAAAGTCTAGCTATGGTTAAGAGATGGCTTTCAAATCAACCACTCTAA
- the LOC120275913 gene encoding LOW QUALITY PROTEIN: serine carboxypeptidase-like 18 (The sequence of the model RefSeq protein was modified relative to this genomic sequence to represent the inferred CDS: substituted 1 base at 1 genomic stop codon) → MASCLLRPQPLCQLLLLLWPLFISASIVTHLPGFHGPLPFHLETGYIGVDEVQFFYYFIESEGNPAQDPLLLWLTGGPGCSAFSGLVFEVGPLKFRSVKYNGSLPTLVYHPFSWTKVSNVIFLDSPVGTGFSFSNTPEGYVDGDITSSSRVYEFLRKWFIDHPQFLSNPLYVAGDSYAGKVVPFISHLISQGIESGAQPLLSLQGYLIGNPATGEVIDENARVPYAHNMGIISDEIYKSTTLFCEGEDYENPTKVQCAMKLQVVEKYFEEINKPHILEPKCPXASPRPKNLSGERRFLKDGHNMFTVPRDVPPLKCRSYAYYLSGIWANDDVVRDALHIQKGTVPEWIRCNDNLQYTKDLPSNVKYQHKLTSRGYRALVYSGDHDLVLPHIGTQTWIRSLNYSIIDDWRSWFSAGQVAGYTRTYANNLTFATIKGAGHTAPEYKPRESLAMIKRWLSNQPL, encoded by the exons ATGGCTTCTTGTCTTCTTCGTCCCCAACCACTGTGTCAGCTGCTACTGCTCCTATGGCCTCTGTTCATCTCTGCTTCCATTGTTACTCATCTTCCTGGTTTTCATGGTCCACTTCCCTTCCACCTTGAGACTGG ATATATTGGTGTGGATGAAGTGCAGTTCTTTTATTACTTCATAGAGTCTGAGGGAAATCCAGCCCAGGACCCTCTTCTTCTTTGGCTAACTGGTGGCCCTGGTTGCTCTGCTTTCAGTGGCCTCGTCTTTGAAGTTg GTCCTCTGAAGTTCAGGAGTGTGAAGTATAATGGTAGCTTGCCAACACtt GTGTATCATCCTTTCTCTTGGACTAAG gtcTCAAATGTGATCTTCTTAGACTCTCCAGTTGGAACTGGATTCTCATTCTCAAATACTCCAGAGGGATATGTTGATGGTGATATCACTTCATCCTCTAGAGTTTACGAATTTCTCAGAAAG TGGTTTATTGATCACCCACAATTCCTATCCAATCCTCTGTATGTTGCCGGTGATTCATACGCTGGTAAGGTTGTTCCATTCATCTCTCACCTGATATCACAAG GCATTGAATCTGGAGCTCAGCCTCTTCTGAGTCTACAG GGATATTTGATTGGCAACCCAGCTACAGGGGAAGTAATCGATGAGAATGCTCGGGTTCCATATGCTCATAATATGGGGATCATTTCTGATGAGATTTACAAG TCCACAACTCTATTTTGTGAAGGGGAGGATTATGAAAATCCTACCAAGGTTCAGTGTGCTATGAAGcttcaagttgtggaaaag TACTTTGAGGAAATCAACAAGCCTCACATTTTGGAGCCAAAGTGTCCGTGAGCATCACCGAGACCAAAGAATTTGAGCGGAGAAAGGCGATTTCTCAAGGATGGGCACAACATGTTTACTGTGCCACGAGATGTTCCTCCTCTCAAATGCAGA TCATATGCATACTATTTATCCGGCATTTGGGCAAACGACGATGTTGTGAGGGATGCTCTCCACATCCAAAAG GGAACTGTCCCAGAATGGATCAGATGCAATGATAATTTGCAGTATACCAAAGATCTTCCGAGCAATGTAAAATACCAGCACAAGCTCACAAGCCGAGGTTATCGAGCTCTTGTTTACAG TGGGGATCATGATCTGGTGTTACCACATATAGGAACTCAGACATGGATTAGATCTCTAAACTACTCCATCATCGATGACTGGAGATCTTGGTTCTCTGCTGGGCAAGTAGCAGG ATACACAAGAACATATGCCAATAATCTTACATTTGCTACTATAAAG GGTGCTGGTCACACAGCTCCAGAGTACAAGCCAAGGGAAAGCCTAGCTATGATTAAAAGATGGCTTTCAAATCAACCACTCTAA